One Brassica napus cultivar Da-Ae chromosome C2, Da-Ae, whole genome shotgun sequence DNA window includes the following coding sequences:
- the LOC106378948 gene encoding cytochrome P450 714A2-like: MESFFVEAVNAIWWIVVVGIIGVGYHAYGGAVVEQWRMRRYLRKQGVKGPPPSIFNGNVSEMKRVQSETIHYSGDNIISHDYSSSLFPYFEHWRKQYGRVYTYSTGLKQHLYINHPEMVKELTQINTLNVGRITHVTKRLEPILGNGVITSNGSHWAHQRRIMAHEFTHDKIKGMIGSMVDSAMQMLSKWEEMVERGGQMGCEIRVDEDFKDVSADVISRVCFGNSFFKGKKIISMINDLSTAITRCSFLFRLNGFTEMVFGSKKHSDVNTNELEKALESSIWETVKERESECVEAHKKDLLQLILDGAMRSCDGNLWDKSAYKRFVVDNCKSILVAGHESTAVSVSWCIMLLALNPNWQIRIRDEILSSCKNGIPDAETIPNLKTVTMVIQETMRLYPPTPIVGREAFTDIRLGNLVVPKGVCIWNLIPALHRDPEIWGEDANEFKPERFSEGISKACKYPKSYMPFGFGPRICLGKNLAMMEAKVLVSLIVSKFSFTLSPTYQHSPNHKLLVEPQHGVVIRIVRQ; the protein is encoded by the exons atggaGAGTTTCTTTGTTGAGGCAGTGAATGCAATATGGTGGATAGTTGTTGTTGGAATCATCGGTGTGGGGTATCATGCATACGGCGGAGCCGTGGTGGAACAGTGGAGGATGCGGAGATATCTAAGGAAGCAAGGCGTGAAGGGTCCTCCACCTTCGATCTTTAACGGCAATGTGTCAGAGATGAAGAGAGTCCAGTCAGAGACTATACATTATTCCGGAGATAACATCATTTCTCATGActattcttcttctctctttccctATTTTGAACACTGGCGAAAACAATACG GGAGAGTCTACACATACTCGACGGGATTAAAGCAGCACCTTTACATAAATCACCCGGAAATGGTGAAGGAGCTTACCCAAATCAACACGCTTAACGTTGGCAGAATCACTCACGTCACCAAACGCCTTGAGCCTATTCTTGGCAATGGCGTTATCACCTCTAATGGTTCTCATTGGGCACATCAGCGTCGTATCATGGCCCATGAGTTTACCCACGACAAAATTAAG GGAATGATTGGTTCAATGGTGGATTCTGCGATGCAAATGTTGAGCAAATGGGAAGAGATGGTGGAAAGAGGAGGACAAATGGGGTGTGAGATAAGGGTAGACGAAGACTTTAAGGATGTCTCAGCTGATGTCATCTCTAGGGTTTGCTTTGGGAACTCTTTCTTCAAAGGAAAAAAGATCATCTCTATGATTAACGATCTTTCGACCGCCATCACTCGATGCAGCTTCCTCTTCAGATTAAATGGCTTCAC TGAAATGGTGTTTGGGAGTAAGAAGCATAGTGATGTGAATACTAATGAGCTTGAGAAGGCTTTGGAATCTTCGATATGGGAAACGGTGAAGGAGAGGGAAAGTGAATGTGTGGAAGCTCACAAGAAGGACCTATTGCAGTTGATACTAGATGGGGCAATGCGTAGCTGCGATGGTAACTTGTGGGACAAGTCAGCCTATAAACGTTTTGTGGTCGATAATTGCAAGAGCATCTTAGTTGCTGGCCATGAGTCAACCGCTGTATCCGTGTCTTGGTGCATTATGCTACTCGCTCTCAATCCTAATTGGCAGATTCGAATTCGAGATGAAATCTTGAGTTCTTGCAAGAATGGCATTCCTGACGCAGAAACAATTCCAAACCTCAAAACG GTGACTATGGTAATCCAAGAAACAATGAGGCTATACCCACCAACACCAATCGTGGGAAGAGAAGCATTCACAGACATCAGACTCGGGAACCTAGTGGTGCCAAAAGGAGTGTGCATTTGGAATCTTATTCCAGCCTTACACCGAGACCCTGAGATTTGGGGAGAAGATGCAAACGAGTTCAAGCCAGAGAGGTTCAGTGAGGGGATCTCTAAGGCTTGCAAATATCCTAAGTCATACATGCCATTTGGCTTCGGACCAAGAATATGTTTAGGCAAAAACCTTGCTATGATGGAAGCCAAGGTGCTTGTGTCACTTATTGTGTCAAAGTTCAGTTTTACTCTGTCTCCGACATATCAGCACTCTCCAAACCACAAACTGCTTGTGGAGCCTCAACATGGTGTTGTTATTAGGATTGTTCGACAGTGA